The region GACAATCTCAGCCAGTTGCAAGCCGGTCATAACCGGCATCGCATGATCGGTAATGATCAGATCCACATTACGTTCGCGCAACAGTTCAAGCGCCTGCGGGCCGGAATTGGCCTCGATCACGTTGTGCCCCAGCTCCTCGAGCATCGCTGTCGTGTTGGTGAGCACCAGCGGATCGTCATCCACCGCCAGGATATTCAACGGCCCCTTGAACCCAGCGACAGTATCCGGATCCAGCTTATGGGTGGGTTCCGGCTCGCTCACCGCTACCGGCAGCCATACTACGACCGTTGTGCCTTTGCCCTTCCCGCTGGTAATCACCAGCTTACCGCCGAGCTGTCCAGCCATACCGTGAACCATGGACAGGCCCAACCCGGTCCCCTTGCCTACGCCTTTGGTAGTGAAGAAGGGCTCGGTGACCCGCGCCAGGGTGGCTTCATCCATCCCCTCACCAGTATCGGTCACCGAGAGTCGGACATATTCGCCCGGCTCCAGCTCGCCCGTCTCGCCACCGGCATGATATTCCGCGCTGGCGGAAATCGCGATGGTCCCGCCGTCCGGCATCGCATCGCGCGCGTTGACAACCAGATTAAGCAAACTGGTTTCCAGGTGATGGGCGTCGGCCTTGACCGACGGTAATGCCGAGTCGAAATGCGTGCTGATAGTGATTGAAGGTCCGATCGAGCTTTCCAGCAAGCCGGACATGCCTCCGACCAATTCAGGCACGGAGACCGCTTCGATCCGCAGTTCCTGCTTTCGCGCGAAGGCGAGCATGCGTTGCGTAAGGGTCGCCCCTCGCTTCGCTCCTTCGATCGCATTTTCAATGAATTGCATCACCCGCGTGTCGTCCGGGAGCCGCTTGCGTGCCATTTCCAGGCTCATCAGCACCACGGTCAGCAGGTTGTTGAAATCGTGCGCAATACCGCCAGTCAACTGGCCCACGGCTTCCATTTTTTGCGCCTGAAACAGTGCTTCACGCGCCTGCTCGAGTTCTTTCTCCCGTTCAACCCGCTCGGTGATATCCCGGGTGACCTTGGCGAATCCCGTCAGGTTGCCCTCAGGATCGTATATCGCATCGATAATCACATGAGCAACGAACCGGCTGCCATCCTTGCGCATTCGCCAGCCTTCACTTTCGAAGCGTCCAACGCGTGCGGCCGTTGCAAGACTGGCTGCGGGCTTACCGGCAGCACGGTCCTCTGGCGTATAAAAACGGGAGAAATGCTGACCGACTATTTCTTCCCGCTTATAACCCTTGATGTGCTCGGCGCCGGCATTCCAGTTGGTGACCAGGCCACCCGGACTGAGCAGATATATAGCGTAATCCGTCACGCCTTCTATGAGCAGACGAAACTGCTGCTCACTCTCGCGCAACGCCTCCTCGGCCATCTTGCGCTCGGTGAGGTCGCGGGTGATCTTGGCATACCCAAGGATTCCGCCGGTAGAATCTCTGATCGGATCGATAATGACGTTCGCCCAGAAACGCGTGCCGTCCTTGCGGATGCGCCAGCCTTCTGTTTCGAAGCGACCTTCACGGGCCGCTGTCTCGAGTCCAAGTTGCGGCCGCCCGGCACGTTGCTCACTTTCGGGATAGAAGCGCGAAAAGTGACAACCGATTATTTCGTCAGCGGAATACCCCTTGAAGCGTTCAGCTCCTGGATTCCAACTGGCGACGATGCCGTCAGGGTCCAGCATATAGATGGCGTAGTCTGTCACCGCATCGATGAGCAATCGATATCGCCCTTCATCGGTCAGCGAAGCTTCCAGCCGTTCAACCTTGTTCATCGCTCTATACCCGCAATATGTTCGTTAGCCGTTCATGATACACATCGAAAGACTGTATACCGAACCGGCGTCACGAAAACGCCAAACGCGGCTTGCTTTCACTGCATCGGCCAGACACATTTACCAGGCGAGTCGTTATCGGGCGGGCCCGATGGGCAACGCCAATCGGTGCAGGAATGTCCTTCAACGGTAAACCAGCCTGGATTGTAGCAATTGACTCGACTGGGGCTGTTCTCTTTTTCGGGACATTTTGACGCCCGTTTCGGCACAAAAGGGACCGCACACTCATCCCGGGCTTTCGGACGGGTCCGCGCGCCGCGGATAGGTTCGCTCTTCCTCGATAGTGCCGTCCCGCAAATGAATTTTCACCGAGGCGGTTTTACCTTCCATATAACCCGGAAGCAGCGCCAGCAGCTCGGCTTTGGTCGATGCGGTGCGAGCAGCCCGTGCGGCGCCTTCCTTTCTCAATTCCCAGCCGTTGTCCGTCTGACTCACGTGGTAGTTATCCATCGCAATCTCCTATCTAGTCTTGAGTCCGAGTCGTTTGCGCATATCCGCGGTGATTGTCTGGCGGGCCTTCTCATAGCCGTCCCACGGATCCGATCCCAGCTCGCCGAGACGTTCGTGCAGGTTATGTATGGTCCAGAGGTTGGCCCCCTTGAGTTCATTGATTTCATCGCGGTAAATCGGCACCGATACCGGCATGCCCTCCCGCGTGCGTGCGGCATAGGCGCAGATTGTGGTCGCCCCCTGACTGTTGCGCAGGTAGTCGATAAAGATCCGTCCGACGCGATTTTTTGGGCCGGATACCGCCGTAAAACGGTCCGGCAGCAACTTGGCCATATGTTTGACGATGGCCTGACTGAAGGTCTTCACCTGCGCCCAATCGTCCTTGGGCTTGAGCGGCACCACCAAATGGATACCCTTGCCGCCACTGGTTTTGAGAAACGCCATCAGACCAAGTTCATCAAGCACGGTCAGGGTGAGCTGCGTCGCTTCCACCATCGCCTTCCACGGCAGCGCAGGATCCGGGTCAAGATCAAGAATGAATCGGTCAGGGCGCTCGAGATCTGCAGACGTCGCGTTCCAGGTGTGAAACTCGATGGTGCTCATCTGCACAGCGCCGATCAGCGCCTCCGGGCTATTGATCATCATCACCGGCTGCCCGGAGTATTCCCTGCCCATGGTCTGGATATCCGGAATGGACAGACGGTCCGGGTTCTTCTGGAAAAACAGCTCACCGGACAAACCCTCCGGCGCACGTACCAACGCCACCGGCCGGTTGGCCAGGTGCGGCAGGATCCACTCTGCGGTGCGGACGTAATACTCCGCCAGCTGGCCCTTGGTCGCCCCGCTTGAGGGATCGATCACGCGTTTCGGATGAGTGATACGGAAGTTACCGCTGGCCTTGGTTTTGCCGGCCTTAGCCGCGGTCGATTGTCCTTTGGACTTTGAGGTCGCTTGTGTGTCGGACTCGTCTGCTGCGCTTTTTTTCGTTTTCGTCGTAGCCGGTCGCTCGCGGGTGATGTCTTCGGCTGGCTTGTCGCTGCGCAAGCCGTGGAATACGGCATGGCGCACGCTGCCGTCCTTGGTCATTTCGGCATAGGCGACTTCGGCCAGCAGCTGGGGTTTCAGCCAATGAACGCCGCGCGCATCGGCGCCGGTGGGCGGATTCACGACCGAGGCTTTCTTCACCTCCAGCGGCTTCAAGGCTTTATGCACGCTGCGTAGCGTCGCCTCGTTGAAACCAGTGCCGACCTTGCCGGCATAGCGCAGCTCACCGCTGTCCTCATCATGCAGGCCGAGTAACAGAGCGCCGAATGCGCTGCGGCTGCCCTTCGGATCGGTGAAGCCGACAATCACGAACTCCTGGCGATGACTGCATTTGAGCTTGATCCAGTCGTTGCTGCGACGTGACACATAACTGCTGCCAGCACGCTTACCGATCAGCCCTTCCATTTTCATCTGGCAAGCGCTGTTGAGCATCGCTTCTGGGGATTCCTCAAAATCCTCGGAAAACCGCAGAATATCGTCTTCACTGCGCTCCAGCACTTCGGCCAGGGCAGCGCGGCGCTGCTCGAGGGGCACCTTTCTCAGGTCCATGCCGTTGAGGTAAGGCATGTCGAACAGGTAGTAAACAATCGCGCCGCTCTTGTTGGTCTCGAAGGCGTTCTGCAAGGCCTGGAAATCCGGCACGCCGTCATCATTGGCGACGATGATTTCGCCATCCAGCCAGGCGGTTTCAAGCCCAAGCGCGGCCAGGGCTTCGGCCTGACGCGGCATTTTCGCGGTCCAGTCGTGTCCGTTGCGGGTGAACAGCCGCACGTCGCCATCGTCGATACGGGCCATGATGCGGTACCCGTCGAACTTGATCTCGTAGCGCCAGTCGCCATCCGGCACGCTCTCGACCAGAGTCGCCAGTTCCGGCTTCAACATCTCAGGCAAAGCGTCCTTCGACGCACCGCTGAGTCCGGATGATCGCTTCTTGCGGCTCGTCTTCGCTGGAGCCTTTTCCACCGCTTGTGGCTTCGCCGCTTTACCGCCACGTTGCTTCGGAACAATGGTGCGATCACTCAGTACGCTGTGTGGTTGCTCTTCCGTTACGTCGTATTCAGCTGCCGGCCGTGCGGCGTCATCCTTGGATTTGATCAGAAACCACTGTTCCTTCTTGCCATCCATGTTGGTGCGTACCAGATTCCAGCTGCCAGCAAGCTTCTCTCCTTGCAGCTCGAACTTCAGTTTGCCCTTCTGGTAGGCCTCGTGGGGATCACCTTCGGGAAGCCACACGCCGCGATCCCAGACGATCACATCGCCAGCCCCGTAATGCCCTTCCGGGATGTTGCCTTCGAAGGTGACGTAGTCCAGCGGATGGTCTTCAACATGCACAGCCAGGCGGCGGGATTTGGGGTCCAGGCTCGGCCCTTTTGGCACCGCCCAGCTCTTGAGCGTACCGTCCAGCTCTAACCGGAAGTCATAATGCAGGCGCGTGGCGTCGTGCTTCTGTATGCAGAACTGCAACGCGTGATTCGCCTTTCCACGCTTGCCCGCCCGCTTCGATTTACTCGCGCCGGACGGCTCAGGCGTTGCAGCAAAGTCCCGTTTGCGGTTGTATTCCTCGAGTGCCGCCATGAATACACCTCTACTTCGCTCTTTCCAATAAAGAACAGCCCCGGCCTGGAAGGTTCACTACAGCGCCGGCGCCACAAAACTGGACCGATTAAAATGCCCGACCCGAACAGCTCCGATCTACCCGTAAGCCACTTCTACTCTTCGCGTAGCCTGCGTCTGCATTATCTCGACTGGGGCAACCCCGATGCGCCATTGCTGGTATTGCTGCACGGCGGGCTGGAGCACGGCCGGGTGTGGGATCAGGTAGCGCTGCAATTGCGTGAACACTGGCACGTAGTGGTTCCGGATCTGCGGGGGCATGGAGACAGCGACTGGAGCACCGGCTGCGCCTACTCCATTCCCGATTATGTGCCGGACATCGCCGCACTGATGGACGAGCTGGGCAACCCGTCGGCAACGCTGGTAGCCCATTCGCTGGGTGGCAACATCGCCATCCATTACACCGCAGCGTTTCCGGAACAGGTTAAACGGCTCTGCGTGATCGAAGGGTTGGGGTCGTCGCCAAAAGTACGCGCTGAACGCGATATCACCCCCCGACATGGCCAGCTGCGCACCTGGGTGGAAAAGGCGCGCAAGCTGGACAACAAGACCACCAGCCGCTATCCCAATATCGAGGCGGCAGTCGACCGGCTGATGAGCCACGACCCGCTTGTCGACCGCGCCACCGCGCTGCACATTTGCAGCCATGGGCTGGCCGCTGCCGACGATGGTCAGCTGCGCTGGAAATACGACGCCAAGATACGCGGCGGTGGCGCGGCCGAGGTTGCTTCACCTGAGCCGAGCGATCTGTGGCAGACGATCGAATGCCCCGTCCTGCTGATCTACGGCGAGGAAAGCTGGGCCTCGAACCCCGAAAAGGATGGCCGCTTCAGGCACTTCCCCAACGCGCAGATCATCAGCGTGGAGGGTGCAGGACATAATGTGCATCACCACCGGCCAGCTGCGTTCATGGATGCCTTGAAGGACTTTCTGGGACAGCGATAGAGCTCCGTTGGGGGAACCCTGGCGTTCAGTCTTCTCGAGCGCTCCCCCCCACGCAGAACCAAATGTGGGAGGCCCGACTCGGGGCGATAGCGCCCTTGCAGCGAAGCGGTGCTGCCAGACGAAACCAGCGCAAGCAGCTTGCACCGCCCCGCAGGAGTGTCGCCCCCGGCACCACGCTGGCCGCCAAGCCAGCCATGTCGTTTTCAGCAATCCCGGGGCGCCCTGCAGACGCCGTGGAGCGTTCGGTGTTACTACTCCAGCTCATGTCGAGTCTCACGATCACCGCTACCGCGTCTTGATGCTCCCCACCAGCCGCTCTCGCGGGTCAGCCACATGTATCCCCAGTTCGCGGAAGCGCTCAAGAATGCGCCGGTTCATCTCACGCTGCACGCCCCAGCGGCCCTTGTCCACGCAGCGCATCTGGCCGGCCAGGGTAAACATCGAACCGTCTACC is a window of Pseudomonas sp. gcc21 DNA encoding:
- a CDS encoding PAS domain-containing sensor histidine kinase, yielding MNKVERLEASLTDEGRYRLLIDAVTDYAIYMLDPDGIVASWNPGAERFKGYSADEIIGCHFSRFYPESEQRAGRPQLGLETAAREGRFETEGWRIRKDGTRFWANVIIDPIRDSTGGILGYAKITRDLTERKMAEEALRESEQQFRLLIEGVTDYAIYLLSPGGLVTNWNAGAEHIKGYKREEIVGQHFSRFYTPEDRAAGKPAASLATAARVGRFESEGWRMRKDGSRFVAHVIIDAIYDPEGNLTGFAKVTRDITERVEREKELEQAREALFQAQKMEAVGQLTGGIAHDFNNLLTVVLMSLEMARKRLPDDTRVMQFIENAIEGAKRGATLTQRMLAFARKQELRIEAVSVPELVGGMSGLLESSIGPSITISTHFDSALPSVKADAHHLETSLLNLVVNARDAMPDGGTIAISASAEYHAGGETGELEPGEYVRLSVTDTGEGMDEATLARVTEPFFTTKGVGKGTGLGLSMVHGMAGQLGGKLVITSGKGKGTTVVVWLPVAVSEPEPTHKLDPDTVAGFKGPLNILAVDDDPLVLTNTTAMLEELGHNVIEANSGPQALELLRERNVDLIITDHAMPVMTGLQLAEIVRAERPGLPIVLATGYAELSRRVRIPQKIPRLGKPFGEDALAEAITQALIFVAPNSPSEPADTASA
- a CDS encoding DUF2188 domain-containing protein; its protein translation is MDNYHVSQTDNGWELRKEGAARAARTASTKAELLALLPGYMEGKTASVKIHLRDGTIEEERTYPRRADPSESPG
- the ligD gene encoding DNA ligase D, which translates into the protein MAALEEYNRKRDFAATPEPSGASKSKRAGKRGKANHALQFCIQKHDATRLHYDFRLELDGTLKSWAVPKGPSLDPKSRRLAVHVEDHPLDYVTFEGNIPEGHYGAGDVIVWDRGVWLPEGDPHEAYQKGKLKFELQGEKLAGSWNLVRTNMDGKKEQWFLIKSKDDAARPAAEYDVTEEQPHSVLSDRTIVPKQRGGKAAKPQAVEKAPAKTSRKKRSSGLSGASKDALPEMLKPELATLVESVPDGDWRYEIKFDGYRIMARIDDGDVRLFTRNGHDWTAKMPRQAEALAALGLETAWLDGEIIVANDDGVPDFQALQNAFETNKSGAIVYYLFDMPYLNGMDLRKVPLEQRRAALAEVLERSEDDILRFSEDFEESPEAMLNSACQMKMEGLIGKRAGSSYVSRRSNDWIKLKCSHRQEFVIVGFTDPKGSRSAFGALLLGLHDEDSGELRYAGKVGTGFNEATLRSVHKALKPLEVKKASVVNPPTGADARGVHWLKPQLLAEVAYAEMTKDGSVRHAVFHGLRSDKPAEDITRERPATTKTKKSAADESDTQATSKSKGQSTAAKAGKTKASGNFRITHPKRVIDPSSGATKGQLAEYYVRTAEWILPHLANRPVALVRAPEGLSGELFFQKNPDRLSIPDIQTMGREYSGQPVMMINSPEALIGAVQMSTIEFHTWNATSADLERPDRFILDLDPDPALPWKAMVEATQLTLTVLDELGLMAFLKTSGGKGIHLVVPLKPKDDWAQVKTFSQAIVKHMAKLLPDRFTAVSGPKNRVGRIFIDYLRNSQGATTICAYAARTREGMPVSVPIYRDEINELKGANLWTIHNLHERLGELGSDPWDGYEKARQTITADMRKRLGLKTR
- a CDS encoding alpha/beta fold hydrolase, giving the protein MPDPNSSDLPVSHFYSSRSLRLHYLDWGNPDAPLLVLLHGGLEHGRVWDQVALQLREHWHVVVPDLRGHGDSDWSTGCAYSIPDYVPDIAALMDELGNPSATLVAHSLGGNIAIHYTAAFPEQVKRLCVIEGLGSSPKVRAERDITPRHGQLRTWVEKARKLDNKTTSRYPNIEAAVDRLMSHDPLVDRATALHICSHGLAAADDGQLRWKYDAKIRGGGAAEVASPEPSDLWQTIECPVLLIYGEESWASNPEKDGRFRHFPNAQIISVEGAGHNVHHHRPAAFMDALKDFLGQR